Below is a window of Musa acuminata AAA Group cultivar baxijiao unplaced genomic scaffold, Cavendish_Baxijiao_AAA HiC_scaffold_1139, whole genome shotgun sequence DNA.
GTCAAGTGATGCACATCAACAGTGTTGTAGAGAAATTAATTGTGAGAGGTGTTAACATTTTATGCAAATCATGCAGGACCAGTTTGATGCTTCTTGATTTGATTAATGCATGTATATTTAAGTTGGGGCATTTGGGAGCCAACCAGACATGGTGTTCAGCAACACAGCCAAAAAGAGTCAGACCACTGACAATATTAGTTATCTGCTTCATGATTCCACATTGGTTTCATACTTCTTTTCACTCACTAGGAGAAAGAAATCTGGTCATGTCAAGAACATAGATCAAGAGATTTGTCATAAATTGATTCCTGATGATAGTAAAGAGCTTCATGATCTATTACTAGTATTATTAATCATGTATTTAATCTCGTATTGAAAGTGAGTTAATACTTCGATTGATTTATAAAGATTTCATCAATATATTCTCATTAATTTGAGCTTAAATATTTTGAACTAGTGATTTAAAATCAACGAAATTAACAATTAGTAGTTAAGAGAGTCTAATTCTTTTTAGATCAATCATTAGGTCGAGTAGTGACAAGTGAATTATCTAAGATGTACAAACTCTTGATTTaaagttattataaaaatattaataattaactTTGATAATGATTCACCAAATATTCACTTAAAAGTCCGAAGCAAAAGGCCAAGAAAAAAGATATATTTCGAGGCATAAACCCTAGTAAGCTTTTTTTGATGTCATGATCCGATTACAAGAGATAATCGATTTATTCTTGATAGACCATGTGATTTAACATCCTCGTTAAAACCCAATTATAATCCATGATTAAATCTTTAATCCTAATACTTGCATTTATGGGTGTGATGTTGTCGTGAACATAGAAAGAGAAGACAaagatccaaagcataatatagaATCAAATCTTTATCATCGTCCTTTCTACTTAGACCATTCAACATGTCATGTACTAAGTCGCTCTGATATAAGTTATGATGTCTAAATTGAATAGAATTATGTGGCCAAAACTACTTAAAATCAAATTAACTATAAAACACTCGTAAATCAATTGAAGTCatcttcttccatttccatatgGGCTGAAAGTGCTGCAGTTTATCTCACCTAGCAAAATCTATCATATCATATAATCAAAAATAAAATGACCTGAAATAGGGAATAATTTCTAGGAAAAAGAAGTACAGCAAGAATCAAAACAATGGAAACCTAATTTGGTGCCATCTACCGAGACCACTAAATACTTTGAACTGTTGTTAATTCATGTCCATCTGGATCACAAGAAGAAAAGAACACAATTCAAACTGACAATTATGTACTTTAAATCCTAGTTTTGTAGGCCGCCGCCTGTTCGATTCCTTGAAGAACAAACATTCACTCACTCTTATGCAAAAGCTTAAGGTCTATAAAGTACACTGTCACCTAACATTCAGTAACAAAGCTTGTGATGAGATCATTAGATGAAGGAATATTACTGTGATGAAGGAAGGGAAGAGAACATTTTATGGCAAACAGAGGACTGTTCGAATTCAGTACACAGAACAAACAGTCATGAAAAAGCATGCTTGTAACAATTAGCAGTAGCTTTCTTGTCCAATAGAAACACACACACATGTAGTAGTTGTCTTTAACACACTGATAGCTGCAACGAAGGCCACTGTTCTTTCTTCCTACTCTTTAATTACTGTTTACAGAAGATCCCTCTagaagaaggaagagagagagagagtgatcgTCTAATTTGTATTAAtatgttcctctcctatttatacagattaggagagaaGATTTTTCTCTAAAGAATttttctcaagagatttccttAAACAATtaaggaaatctcatctactattAGGCCCCCGCAAGATGATGCTCCTATTAAGAAAACCAATCCTGAACCGATGTAATGCAAAAATTTTACAAGCTAGATACTTCAtgagtgagtcggctaattgatcagccgtatggatatgagaaacacgaagttgacggcggacaacttgatcgcgcACAAATTGGAAGTCGATGGTAATATGTTTCATACgggagtggaacaccggattagcgcacagataggtagctccgacattatcacaatatattataggagtggaaTTGATGTTGAGTTCTTGGAGTAGatttgtgatccaattgagttctacaaTAGCAGTGGCAatgacacggtattcagcttcagttgtagaccgtgcgACTATCTttcgcttcttagaactccaactgattggattaacgccaaagaagataatataccccgatgtggatattctatcatcaaggttgcctactcaatcagcatcggcaaatgcatgaagatgaagtggagagtgtttacgaagaaagagaccatgattgagggtccctttaataTATTGCAAAATCCTCTTGACCGCAAACCAGTGCATAGTAGACGGTTGctgcataaattatgataattttttcACTGCAAAGGAGATGTTTGGAcgagtgagagctaagtactgtaaagAATCAACAACTTGGCAGTATTGAGTAGGTTCCATTGCAGaacttccatccgataatttgagagaaccactagtagagaggggagtggtaactgcatttgcatcctacatgtttgtctttaataacaaatcttgaatgtactttcgtTACGATaaaaagagacctgaagatgtgaTTATAGCTTCGATGCCCAAAAAGTAGTTCAAGGGTTCTATatctttaagcgagaatcgatcagccagctgtttgatgaatgcttggattttgatgggattgttgcctgtgacaataatatcatccatatatactaGAATATATATTATGTCTCCATGGTGGTGTCGTAGAAATAATGAAGTATtagatttggagttgagaaagccaacGGAAGTCAAAAaggagctaagttcagtgtaccaagcttttAGAGCCTaacaaagtccataaatggctttccgaagtttgcaaacatgctttgGATACTGAGCATGAGTGAAACCAGGAGATTGTTGCATAAAAATTTCTTTGATTAGAGACTCCTATAAAAaggtattattaacatccaattgtcgtaatttctagcctttagtggtagccagactcaagataagccagattgtagtgggcttaacaataggactaaatgtctcagtgaaatcaactccaggtcgttgatgaaaccattTGGCGATGAgacgtgccttatatcgggcaatagagccatctgggttccgcttaatttgaaagacccacttacacccgatgatgttttatgaATGATGAAAGGGTATTAGATCCCATGTtcagttatggaggagggcattatattcctcatacATGGCAGTATGTCAAtgtagagatttttgggcttgagtgaaggtggtgggttcaatagTGGGGGATGATGAATCCATGATAGCATGTAGGTTAAGGACataacgtggtttgaaaataccactcttagagcatatggtcataggatggttggagactaCAAGATTGGGAGGCAGTGTTGGTGGAATAAGCGGTTGAGGGTCAGTGGCACAAGTCaggtcaagtggagacacatcATGGGCACTTggtcgagaaggaggtaaagataatgGTTGTGTTCTGGAACATATTaccccatcaattggggaagagagGAGTGGAGTAGAAATAGAAGGAATGGGCAATTGCTGAATTGGAATAGTATAGTgtggatcaggaggggaggaattGGATGATGTTATAAGAGGCTCATTCGATTGGACCGGAGGTATACTCTAGTGAGATAATGAAGTGGTCCGCATGGCAAGAGAGTGAAGGTTTTGGAAAAGAAAGTTAGACTCAATAAAAACAACATGACGTGATATTGTGAGTGTTGAGATTATAGcgacggaaagcattatgttcaagtgagtaacaAAGATACAAGGAGTAGATCGTGATATTAACTTATGAGAGGTATAAGggcgtaaccaaggataacatagacCACCGAACACTCtaagtttacgaaggttaggggggtttatgaaatagtgtgtcaaagggggactagtATTGTAATACTGGGgtaggcattcgattaataaggtagacagcagtttgaaaggctactgtccaaaaagttgaaggcatagAAGCCTAATGTAGAAGTGTGAGcctagtttctactatatgccgatgtttacgTTCGAcggagccaactagttgaggagtatgcagACCTTGTACTTGATATACGGTTGAGAACACAGTTGTAACTTCGTTATGATTATGTAACAAAGGAAGCTGCTGCATGGTGGAGGAGTCCTGTCGGCCTCTGGTGAGACTAGAAGGGGAGGAGTAGCAGTGCTGTGACACAGTGGCGCTGCCTTTTACAATCGAAGGAGAAGAATAGCGGCGCAGGTGTACACAGGCAGCGACGTAGGTGTACGTATGGACGGGCTTCTCGAACTCGCCCTCCTCGAGGGCACTACTACTGCCGAGGTTCTCCTTGAAGAGGAATACTTTGTTACCGTGGTTCTGAAGCGAGATATAGCCCTCAGATTACTAGGGTTATTGCTCCGTTACCATGTTAGAGGATTTCTATTAGAAGATTTCTAATAGAGAAGAGAGATTTtctcaaatctcatctgctatcaaGTTTATCCTTTTTTTATTGAGGAGAAGATGCCAATCTCTATGAGGTGGATATCAATATCTTTTCTTATTAGATTTAGTTAACCTAATCTGGAAGAAGCAGTTGAATACTCAAGTGCATGCACTACCACGAAAATTCCAATCCAAAAAATGATGCACAATTTAGTAGGTTGATTATCAAAGCAAGATGATTTCATGttcatgaaaatatatattttttttcgtaAATCTAAAAAGTAATCAACATAAGATTTACTTAACTTGACACTCTTTGTCTATATCTACGAAAAACAAATAAATTTTTTACCAAACTATAAATTCTTTTGGGCTACACAAAtctttatatagatgttctcgcATAAACACCGTGAAACCTTAAGAACACCAAATACCTTAGATAGATCGAGTATCAATAAGATAACTAAACCCTAATTtttaagattcttttttctttgacATATAAAAGTTTTTTTATACTTAAATTAAAACACAGACTCCAAAAATCTGACCAGTTAATCCAAAGTCAGACCACAATTGAAAGGCTGTCCCATTCTTCATCAGAGAATCGTGTGATGCATATTTACCTCCACTCTTTATCGGAAGAAACAACCTTGAACTGCTATAATGGACAAAACAAGCTGAGTTGTGGGTGGGATCAATCGCTGCTGATGGTGGAAAGCAAACTCTACCGATAGAATCAGAAGCGTCATGACAAGCGAAAGAGGGCCTCCAAGTTTACCATGAAGAGACTCTCTAGCCTTGCATTTCCTCCATAGATTCCCATGTACCTTTCCTTGTCTTCAACTTGGATGCCGACGCTCTGCTGCTCCAACTATATCCCTCTTTCTCTACGCTTTTCGATGGCAGCACACCGGCATAGCAGCTGAGTAGTGGGCAGCTCGTCAAGATCTTCATCCAGGAACGAGAGGTATGGAGCAAGCGAGATGTTGGATGTGGGCAAGAGCAAACTACAGCAGCAGGCCTCACCTCAGCACTCAGATCCATAGACTCTTCTTTGGATCTTCCTACAACCAATCATGGGAGGAGAAAGCCTTCGCCGAAGACGCTGCAGGCCACTTGGGAGGCTGCGTGTGGCCTCCGAGATCTTATTCATGCAGCTTTTGCAGACGAGAGTTCCGGTCAGCACAAGCTCTCGGTGGGCACATGAACGTGCACCGAAGGGATAGAGCCAGGCTCAGGCAATGTTCGAGCGTCGGCGGAGAAGCTGGCGAAGACCAACAGCATCCAAATCCTTGCTTAATGGTGGCCATGGCCTCAGAGCATCCACCGCAggttaaccctaaccctaattctGGCGTTCCAGCATCATCTGTCCCTCCTAGGGTTCCTGCTGCAGCCACCAAAGGAAATTGGACTGAGGACGCCGTGTTCTCCCCTTCCTTCTCTTCATCCAGAGCTGGTTCCATGGAGCATTCTACACCTCTCCATCTGGTTCTCGGCCCACAGCTGAAGCTCGGGGTGGAAAACTTGGGGTCCGAGAAAGCCTGTGACGATGAGGAGCAGAACCGTAACAAGAGAAGAAGAACTGAGACAACGCCTGTTTTCTTCATGAAATCCTT
It encodes the following:
- the LOC135671390 gene encoding probable transcriptional regulator RABBIT EARS; amino-acid sequence: MEQARCWMWARANYSSRPHLSTQIHRLFFGSSYNQSWEEKAFAEDAAGHLGGCVWPPRSYSCSFCRREFRSAQALGGHMNVHRRDRARLRQCSSVGGEAGEDQQHPNPCLMVAMASEHPPQVNPNPNSGVPASSVPPRVPAAATKGNWTEDAVFSPSFSSSRAGSMEHSTPLHLVLGPQLKLGVENLGSEKACDDEEQNRNKRRRTETTPVFFMKSFSCDQQRVQPEALNHDTVEELDLELRLGDAPKVN